One genomic window of Bradyrhizobium sp. CCGE-LA001 includes the following:
- the rlmB gene encoding 23S rRNA (guanosine(2251)-2'-O)-methyltransferase RlmB yields the protein MKDRKFGPKGPRGGAKPFNRPGKSAGRAAWRERDSQPDGPVILYGWHTVTMALANPQRRIRKLTLTENAARRLAEENIATRIAPEIVRPQEIDRLLSPDAVHQGLLAEADALPSPDIETLKQEGMVLVLDQITDPHNVGAILRSAAAFAVKAIVTTARHSPEATGVLAKAASGALELVPMITVQNLARALTALNERGFQTVGLDSEGSEDLSNVALREPLALVLGAEGKGLRQLTRETCSVVARLDMPGEIKSLNVSNAAVLSLYVGASRLGLMKPGAAS from the coding sequence ATGAAGGATCGAAAATTCGGCCCCAAGGGGCCTCGCGGCGGGGCTAAGCCCTTCAACAGGCCCGGGAAATCGGCGGGCCGCGCGGCCTGGCGCGAGCGCGATTCGCAACCCGATGGGCCCGTCATTCTCTATGGCTGGCACACCGTCACGATGGCGCTTGCCAACCCGCAGCGGCGGATCCGCAAGCTGACGCTGACTGAGAACGCGGCGAGGCGGCTTGCGGAAGAAAACATCGCAACCCGCATCGCGCCCGAGATCGTCCGGCCCCAGGAGATCGACCGTCTGCTGTCGCCCGACGCCGTGCACCAGGGCCTGCTGGCGGAGGCCGATGCCCTGCCGTCGCCCGACATCGAGACCTTGAAGCAGGAAGGCATGGTGCTGGTGCTCGACCAGATCACCGATCCGCACAATGTCGGTGCGATCCTGCGCTCGGCCGCGGCGTTCGCGGTGAAGGCGATCGTCACCACCGCGCGCCACAGCCCGGAAGCCACTGGCGTGCTCGCGAAAGCCGCCTCCGGGGCGCTCGAGCTTGTGCCCATGATCACCGTCCAAAACCTCGCCCGCGCGCTCACCGCGCTGAACGAGCGCGGCTTCCAGACCGTGGGGCTCGACAGCGAGGGCAGCGAGGACCTCAGCAACGTCGCGTTGCGTGAGCCGCTGGCGCTGGTGCTCGGCGCCGAAGGCAAGGGCCTCCGGCAATTGACCCGCGAGACCTGCAGCGTCGTGGCGCGGCTCGACATGCCCGGCGAGATCAAGAGCCTCAACGTGTCCAACGCCGCCGTGCTGTCGCTCTATGTCGGCGCGAGCCGGCTCGGGCTGATGAAGCCCGGCGCGGCGTCGTAG
- a CDS encoding AAA family ATPase has protein sequence MSWGPFLEAELARDPLPVIDPREWQDKPVPPRKWIVQDLIPDGVVTNLSGDGGTGKTLTAIQLMTAMSLGLPWYGKPVQQGPALLYTAEDDAEELHRRFAAVTASSGHRLADLAGVQIIAMAGLDATLATGNDLGGISMSAQFAKLSKIVADTKPRLVAIDPAADVYAGDEINRVQVRQFVQKLAKLALDNECAVLLLSHPSLSGMMSGRGTSGSTAWSNSVRSRLYLQADADDADRRLLKVMKANYGAVGEEIALRWNNGAFVLDQGPDGAATSLTQRVADDVFLATFIKLNAQGQNFSHKPCATYAPKKISEHPDSKGYNTKAMAAAMQRLLDGGVLKIMTVGPPSKPRSVLALAPSN, from the coding sequence ATGAGTTGGGGACCATTTTTGGAAGCCGAACTAGCACGCGATCCCCTGCCCGTCATCGATCCGCGCGAATGGCAGGACAAGCCGGTGCCGCCGCGCAAGTGGATCGTGCAAGACCTGATTCCCGATGGGGTTGTCACGAACCTTTCCGGGGACGGGGGCACCGGCAAAACCCTAACCGCTATTCAATTAATGACAGCGATGTCGCTTGGCCTGCCATGGTACGGCAAGCCTGTTCAGCAAGGACCGGCGCTGTTGTACACCGCTGAAGATGATGCTGAAGAACTACACCGTCGCTTCGCCGCTGTAACGGCTTCTAGCGGCCACCGGTTAGCTGATCTAGCCGGAGTGCAGATCATCGCCATGGCAGGTTTGGACGCTACTCTGGCCACCGGAAACGATTTAGGCGGCATATCAATGTCGGCACAATTTGCAAAGCTTTCGAAGATCGTCGCGGATACCAAGCCACGTTTGGTGGCCATCGATCCGGCCGCCGACGTTTACGCGGGGGACGAAATCAACCGCGTCCAAGTGCGCCAATTCGTTCAAAAGCTCGCGAAGCTGGCGCTCGATAACGAATGCGCGGTGTTGTTGCTAAGCCACCCTTCCCTTTCAGGGATGATGAGCGGTCGGGGGACCAGCGGGTCCACCGCATGGAGCAATAGCGTCCGGTCTCGTTTGTATTTGCAGGCCGATGCTGATGACGCGGACCGCCGCTTGCTAAAGGTTATGAAGGCAAATTACGGCGCTGTTGGTGAAGAGATTGCTTTGCGCTGGAACAATGGTGCGTTCGTGCTAGATCAAGGTCCAGATGGCGCGGCGACAAGCCTCACGCAACGGGTCGCCGATGACGTGTTCCTTGCGACCTTCATCAAGCTCAATGCCCAAGGCCAGAACTTCAGCCACAAGCCGTGTGCGACCTATGCGCCGAAGAAGATCAGCGAGCACCCTGACTCGAAGGGCTACAACACCAAGGCTATGGCGGCTGCGATGCAGCGTCTTCTTGATGGCGGTGTGCTCAAGATCATGACGGTTGGACCGCCGTCTAAGCCAAGGTCGGTCTTGGCATTAGCACCTTCCAACTAA